One Spinacia oleracea cultivar Varoflay chromosome 4, BTI_SOV_V1, whole genome shotgun sequence DNA segment encodes these proteins:
- the LOC110794361 gene encoding uncharacterized protein isoform X2 → MAAYTMKSDKTFLRCLDTGAIEVYELDSPYLFPVKGKQWSHLGISIGPGNKHELLKIGDRDISGDSLQTLIKDLFNSRLIVNREGLGFLATAGVTAVILEVDYYRLFDLFDWSKYQVNASLNTKWARSNFMDGRPLDILGSNQGNGNHDDKKKLSDKEKELENAKLKHKEELEDVKLKHKRELEEVKLTHKQELEDMKLKLKEELEKVKRKNEEERKEKEEKIDNMKEVLTKAEEELKDRQEKIKKLKEEVARVKQEELKKKQDEVDKLKEELETVERKNLEESKRKENKIEKLREELDEAERRKRIELKDKEDEIDELIEKLERKRETEELKEALEESKRKQNKIQKLREELDEAERRKRLELKDKEDEINELIEKLDRKRETEESKEELEEAERRKQKELKKKQDEIDELKKKHKAELEAKNEENMVLEEELKLHVFLRSGFTKSYLFFNRLMEHMVTKLPSSKLSIVPERSAKEHTKPVVRVAYTILAGNRSFTIAFYNGRKFRNSNGFNSKYQYFIPCHPEYLSHYNTNVGGVCVYNIVGVGVRYSIVCFDTSGSELYP, encoded by the exons ATGGCAGCTTACACAATGAAGTCAGACAAGACTTTCCTTCGATGTTTGGACACAGGAGCGATCGAAGTATACGAGTTGGATAGTCCTTACCTATTTCCGGTAAAAGGGAAACAGTGGAGTCACCTTGGAATCAGTATAGGGCCTGGCAACAAACATGAATTGCTGAAGATCGGGGACAGAGATATCAGTGGTGATAGTCTGCAGACCTTGATTAAAGATCTTTTCAACTCGCGACTGATTGTTAATCGTGAGGGACTTGGTTTCCTTGCGACTGCAGGGGTCACAGCTGTGATCTTGGAGGTGGATTACTACAGGCTGTTTGATCTCTTTGATTGGTCCAAGTACCAAGTCAATGCATCTCTCAACACTAAATGGGCTCGCAGCAACTTTATGGATGGCCGTCCCTTGGATATATTAGGGAGCAATCAAGGGAATGGCAACCACGATGACAAAAAGAAATTGAGTGATAAGGAGAAGGAGTTGGAGAACGCGAAGCTTAAGCATAAAGAGGAGTTAGAGGATGTGAAGCTTAAGCATAAAAGGGAGCTAGAAGAGGTGAAGCTTACGCATAAACAAGAGCTAGAGGATATGAAGCTTAAACTTAAAGAGGAGTTAGAGAAAGTGAAGCGTAAGAATGAGGAAGAAAGGAAGGAGAAGGAGGAGAAGATAGATAACATGAAGGAGGTGTTGACGAAAGCGGAGGAAGAGTTGAAGGACAGACAAGAGAAGATTAAGAAATTGAAAGAGGAGGTGGCGCGTGTAAAGCAGGAAGAATTGAAGAAGAAACAAGATGAGGTAGACAAATTGAAAGAGGAGTTGGAGACAGTAGAGCGTAAAAATTTGGAGGAATCAAAGAGGAAAGAAAATAAGATAGAGAAATTGAGAGAGGAGTTGGATGAGGCAGAGCGTAGGAAGCGAATAGAGTTGAAGGATAAAGAAGATGAGATAGACGAACTGATAGAGAAGTTGGAGCGTAAAAGGGAAACAGAAGAATTGAAAGAAGCGTTGGAGGAATCAAAGAGGAAACAAAATAAGATACAGAAATTGAGAGAGGAGTTGGATGAGGCAGAGCGTAGGAAGCGATTAGAGTTGAAGGATAAAGAAGATGAGATAAACGAACTGATAGAGAAGTTGGATCGTAAAAGGGAAACAGAAGAATCGAAAGAAGAGTTGGAGGAAGCCGAACGTAGAAAACAGAAAGAGTTAAAGAAGAAACAAGATGAGATTGATGAACTGAAGAAAAAGCACAAGGCGGAATTAGAGGCAAAGAATGAAGAAAATATGGTTTTGGAAGAGGAGTTGAAATTACATGTATTTCTAAGGAGTGGTTTCACAAaatcatatttattttttaataggtTGATGGAACACATGGTGACCAAGTTGCCATCTTCAAAATTGAGCATCGTACCTGAAAGATCAGCTAAAGAACACACTAAACCG GTTGTTCGAGTAGCGTATACTATACTGGCGGGTAATCGATCATTTACAATAGCGTTTTACAACGGTAGGAAGTTTCGCAACAGTAATGGATTCAACAGTAAGTATCAATATTTCATTCCATGTCACCCTGAGTACCTTTCACACTATAACACAAATGTAGGTGGTGTTTGTGTATACAATATAGTTGGGGTTGGCGTAAGATATAGTATTGTGTGCTTTGATACAAGTGGGAGTGAGCTATACCCATGA
- the LOC110794361 gene encoding uncharacterized protein isoform X1 — MAAYTMKSDKTFLRCLDTGAIEVYELDSPYLFPVKGKQWSHLGISIGPGNKHELLKIGDRDISGDSLQTLIKDLFNSRLIVNREGLGFLATAGVTAVILEVDYYRLFDLFDWSKYQVNASLNTKWARSNFMDGRPLDILGSNQGNGNHDDKKKLSDKEKELENAKLKHKEELEDVKLKHKRELEEVKLTHKQELEDMKLKLKEELEKVKRKNEEERKEKEEKIDNMKEVLTKAEEELKDRQEKIKKLKEEVARVKQEELKKKQDEVDKLKEELETVERKNLEESKRKENKIEKLREELDEAERRKRIELKDKEDEIDELIEKLERKRETEELKEALEESKRKQNKIQKLREELDEAERRKRLELKDKEDEINELIEKLDRKRETEESKEELEEAERRKQKELKKKQDEIDELKKKHKAELEAKNEENMVLEEELKLHVFLRSGFTKSYLFFNRLMEHMVTKLPSSKLSIVPERSAKEHTKPVTEGIVPFMPIGPILDSVSNFPSQKIYCEESFYGTYHDYDLDNWQVVRVAYTILAGNRSFTIAFYNGRKFRNSNGFNSKYQYFIPCHPEYLSHYNTNVGGVCVYNIVGVGVRYSIVCFDTSGSELYP; from the coding sequence ATGGCAGCTTACACAATGAAGTCAGACAAGACTTTCCTTCGATGTTTGGACACAGGAGCGATCGAAGTATACGAGTTGGATAGTCCTTACCTATTTCCGGTAAAAGGGAAACAGTGGAGTCACCTTGGAATCAGTATAGGGCCTGGCAACAAACATGAATTGCTGAAGATCGGGGACAGAGATATCAGTGGTGATAGTCTGCAGACCTTGATTAAAGATCTTTTCAACTCGCGACTGATTGTTAATCGTGAGGGACTTGGTTTCCTTGCGACTGCAGGGGTCACAGCTGTGATCTTGGAGGTGGATTACTACAGGCTGTTTGATCTCTTTGATTGGTCCAAGTACCAAGTCAATGCATCTCTCAACACTAAATGGGCTCGCAGCAACTTTATGGATGGCCGTCCCTTGGATATATTAGGGAGCAATCAAGGGAATGGCAACCACGATGACAAAAAGAAATTGAGTGATAAGGAGAAGGAGTTGGAGAACGCGAAGCTTAAGCATAAAGAGGAGTTAGAGGATGTGAAGCTTAAGCATAAAAGGGAGCTAGAAGAGGTGAAGCTTACGCATAAACAAGAGCTAGAGGATATGAAGCTTAAACTTAAAGAGGAGTTAGAGAAAGTGAAGCGTAAGAATGAGGAAGAAAGGAAGGAGAAGGAGGAGAAGATAGATAACATGAAGGAGGTGTTGACGAAAGCGGAGGAAGAGTTGAAGGACAGACAAGAGAAGATTAAGAAATTGAAAGAGGAGGTGGCGCGTGTAAAGCAGGAAGAATTGAAGAAGAAACAAGATGAGGTAGACAAATTGAAAGAGGAGTTGGAGACAGTAGAGCGTAAAAATTTGGAGGAATCAAAGAGGAAAGAAAATAAGATAGAGAAATTGAGAGAGGAGTTGGATGAGGCAGAGCGTAGGAAGCGAATAGAGTTGAAGGATAAAGAAGATGAGATAGACGAACTGATAGAGAAGTTGGAGCGTAAAAGGGAAACAGAAGAATTGAAAGAAGCGTTGGAGGAATCAAAGAGGAAACAAAATAAGATACAGAAATTGAGAGAGGAGTTGGATGAGGCAGAGCGTAGGAAGCGATTAGAGTTGAAGGATAAAGAAGATGAGATAAACGAACTGATAGAGAAGTTGGATCGTAAAAGGGAAACAGAAGAATCGAAAGAAGAGTTGGAGGAAGCCGAACGTAGAAAACAGAAAGAGTTAAAGAAGAAACAAGATGAGATTGATGAACTGAAGAAAAAGCACAAGGCGGAATTAGAGGCAAAGAATGAAGAAAATATGGTTTTGGAAGAGGAGTTGAAATTACATGTATTTCTAAGGAGTGGTTTCACAAaatcatatttattttttaataggtTGATGGAACACATGGTGACCAAGTTGCCATCTTCAAAATTGAGCATCGTACCTGAAAGATCAGCTAAAGAACACACTAAACCGGTAACCGAGGGGATTGTTCCATTTATGCCAATAGGGCCAATACTCGACTCAGTATCAAATTTTCCTAGTCAAAAAATTTATTGCGAAGAATCATTTTACGGTACTTACCACGATTATGACTTGGATAATTGGCAGGTTGTTCGAGTAGCGTATACTATACTGGCGGGTAATCGATCATTTACAATAGCGTTTTACAACGGTAGGAAGTTTCGCAACAGTAATGGATTCAACAGTAAGTATCAATATTTCATTCCATGTCACCCTGAGTACCTTTCACACTATAACACAAATGTAGGTGGTGTTTGTGTATACAATATAGTTGGGGTTGGCGTAAGATATAGTATTGTGTGCTTTGATACAAGTGGGAGTGAGCTATACCCATGA
- the LOC130471296 gene encoding pentatricopeptide repeat-containing protein At5g48910-like, producing the protein MYCKCGELESARKVFDKRPRRNLITWSAIMGGYGMHGNVDEVFFLFDTMLIAGVWPDEVMFTTILTACSHGGRVKEGEEYFEMMVEIFHIRPTKEHCSCMVDMLGRAGKIEEARGIIESMEMEPDACLWRAFLGACKIQGKSEITVRGKLWRLTD; encoded by the coding sequence ATGTATTGTAAGTGCGGTGAGTTGGAGTCTGCACGTAAGGTGTTCGATAAAAGGCCTAGAAGAAACTTGATTACATGGAGTGCCATAATGGGTGGTTATGGAATGCATGGGAACGTTGAtgaggtattttttttgtttgatacGATGCTGATTGCGGGTGTTTGGCCAGACGAGGTGATGTTTACCACAATTCTTACAGCTTGTAGTCATGGAGGAAGGGTAAAGGAGGGGGAGGAATATTTTGAGATGATGGTTGAGATATTTCATATACGGCCGACCAAGGAACATTGTAGTTGTATGGTTGATATGTTGGGTAGAGCTGGGAAAATAGAAGAAGCTAGGGGAATTATTGAGAGCATGGAGATGGAGCCTGATGCGTGTTTGTGGAGGGCATTTCTCGGGGCCTGCAAAATTCAAGGGAAGTCTGAGATAACTGTGAGAGGAAAACTCTGGAGGCTAACAGATTAG
- the LOC110779289 gene encoding uncharacterized protein, which translates to MVDIAANVERVVLLREAKNVGYKRRNENQSQGGAKKPNKGYQGNQRRNDVGNKGQGYRGNQNNRAQECAKCGRRGHIESECCVGSNTCFRCGSHDHYIRDCPKQIYRVRA; encoded by the coding sequence atggttgatattgcagctaaCGTAGAGCGAGTGGTACTgcttcgagaagcgaagaatgttgggtataaaaggaggAATGAAAACCAGAgtcaaggaggagcaaagaagcctaacAAAGGCTATCAGGGAAACCAAAGGAGGAACGATGTTGGAAACAAAGGACAAGGTTATCGTGGAAACCAGAATAATAGGGCGCAAGAATGTGCCAAATGTGGGAGAAGAGGCCACATCGAGAGTGAATGCtgtgtaggatcgaacacttgttTTCGATGTGGGAGCCATGATCATTACATCAGAGATTGTCCGAAGCAG
- the LOC110794381 gene encoding glutathione S-transferase T3-like — protein sequence MDNVKDNTNQTSHAPSFSHPQPFPIRQVLHHPTQSYYPMTPYPPNTQMYRPHSEYTVIGPDNPPTQSGFFPSPPYLNEPNVPTNTIMYHPHTEYTIRPDNCPTHSGIFSHPPYLHEPNIVHDNTRRDSIGDSSTNEMYPTTRLGDNSQAPQTDSHHEEETNQAKEKRTKLKWSQNKDVDLCTSWITISKDPIKGIDQTKELYWRNIAEYYNTWKKKGPEIPVDKLSNHWFKMSAEVTRFNGCYNIVKDSHPSGHNNEDIINKAKILFAERYENRKFSYLHAWEVLHTDPKWQVFSRK from the coding sequence atGGATAATGTTAAAGACAATACCAATCAAACCTCTCATGCTCCAAGTTTCTCACATCCTCAACCATTTCCTATCCGACAAGTTCTTCACCATCCAACTCAAAGTTACTATCCTATGACTCCATATCCACCAAACACTCAAATGTATCGTCCTCATTCGGAGTATACGGTAATTGGACCAGATAATCCTCCCACTCAATCGGGATTTTTTCCTAGTCCTCCGTATTTGAATGAACCAAATGTACCGACAAACACTATAATGTACCATCCTCATACAGAGTATACAATTCGGCCGGATAATTGTCCTACTCATTCAGGAATCTTTTCTCATCCTCCTTATTTGCATGAACCAAATATAGTTCATGACAATACAAGAAGGGATAGCATAGGAGACTCAAGCACCAACGAAATGTATCCAACTACTAGGTTGGGAGACAATTCTCAAGCTCCTCAAACTGATTCTCACCATGAAGAGGAGACTAATCAAGCTAAAGAAAAACGAACCAAGTTGAAATGGAGCCAAAATAAAGATGTTGATTTATGCACGAGTTGGATAACCATTTCAAAGGACCCAATAAAGGGAATTGATCAAACTAAGGAATTGTATTGGCGAAATATCGCTGAATACTACAATACTTGGAAAAAAAAAGGGCCTGAGATACCTGTTGATAAATTGTCCAACCATTGGTTCAAAATGAGTGCCGAGGTTACAAGGTTTAATGGATGTTACAATATTGTAAAAGATAGCCATCCTAGTGGGCATAATAATGAAGACATCATCAATAAGGCAAAGATTTTATTTGCGGAACGTTACGAAAATAGAAAGTTTTCCTACCTTCATGCTTGGGAAGTCCTGCATACTGATCCAAAATGGCAAGTATTTTCTAGAAAATAG